Proteins encoded by one window of Deltaproteobacteria bacterium:
- a CDS encoding 50S ribosomal protein L28 produces MAKCAICGKGPSFGHNVSHANNRTAKVWRPNIQRVKAVTNGTVRHVNVCTQCIKSGKVAKAV; encoded by the coding sequence ATGGCAAAGTGCGCGATCTGCGGCAAGGGCCCGAGCTTCGGGCACAACGTTTCCCACGCCAACAACCGGACGGCGAAGGTGTGGCGTCCGAACATCCAGCGGGTAAAGGCGGTCACCAACGGCACCGTCCGGCACGTGAACGTCTGCACGCAGTGCATCAAGTCCGGAAAGGTGGCCAAGGCCGTCTGA
- a CDS encoding YdcF family protein → MKKQPPIFGRKRAGGAGILLWTVLSAAILLVPPAIPHLTASRIPRPASRAADAVFVLSGGEGRIQEGYREWTERGAGELYILGAGVGVELTRILPEASALPASSRSRIHVEMWSENTLENAFSAKSVVGSRGFTSVVVVTSDYHVPRAYLAFRKVLSPGLDLTVLPVRSERWERPGAAWRWGRRRFLEGWKYWGYRVLLRWE, encoded by the coding sequence ATGAAAAAACAACCCCCCATTTTCGGCCGGAAAAGGGCCGGAGGCGCCGGCATCCTGCTGTGGACCGTCCTTTCGGCCGCGATCCTTCTGGTCCCCCCCGCCATCCCGCACCTCACGGCGTCGAGGATCCCCCGGCCGGCCTCACGGGCCGCCGATGCCGTGTTCGTCCTTTCGGGGGGGGAGGGCCGGATCCAGGAAGGGTACCGGGAATGGACGGAACGGGGGGCCGGAGAGCTCTACATCCTCGGGGCGGGCGTCGGAGTGGAACTGACCCGCATCCTGCCGGAAGCTTCGGCGCTGCCGGCATCGTCACGCTCCCGGATCCACGTGGAGATGTGGTCCGAGAACACGCTGGAGAACGCCTTTTCGGCGAAGTCGGTCGTAGGGTCCCGCGGCTTCACCTCCGTGGTGGTCGTCACTTCCGACTACCATGTCCCAAGGGCGTACCTTGCGTTCCGGAAAGTCCTGTCCCCCGGCTTGGACCTCACCGTCCTGCCGGTGCGGTCCGAGCGGTGGGAGCGGCCGGGCGCCGCATGGAGGTGGGGGAGAAGGCGGTTTCTCGAGGGGTGGAAATACTGGGGGTACCGGGTCCTGCTCCGCTGGGAGTAG
- a CDS encoding phosphoribosylglycinamide formyltransferase, whose protein sequence is MSDRAVIAVLVSGSGSNLQAIIDASERGEIPCRVGIVVSNKADAYGLVRARNHGIPTEVVDHRAFESREAFDARLVEILRASGASLVCLAGFMRVVTPVFLRAFPHRILNIHPALLPSFPGTHGPAQAVRYGVRFSGCTVHFLDEGVDTGPVIVQAVVPVHEDDTDDSLAARILKEEHRIYPMAIRLFLEGRLTVSGRRVLVRDAGKIPDFSRRNPDA, encoded by the coding sequence ATGAGCGACCGTGCCGTCATAGCCGTCCTCGTGTCGGGGAGCGGATCGAACCTGCAGGCCATCATCGACGCGTCGGAGCGCGGGGAGATCCCGTGCCGCGTCGGGATCGTCGTGAGCAACAAGGCGGACGCCTACGGCCTGGTGCGCGCCCGGAACCACGGGATCCCCACGGAGGTTGTGGACCACCGCGCCTTCGAGAGCCGGGAGGCGTTCGACGCTCGCCTGGTGGAGATCCTCCGCGCTTCCGGCGCTTCCCTCGTCTGCCTGGCCGGATTCATGCGCGTGGTGACGCCGGTATTCCTCCGGGCGTTCCCGCACCGGATCCTGAACATCCACCCGGCGCTGCTGCCGTCCTTCCCCGGAACGCACGGCCCCGCCCAGGCGGTCCGGTACGGGGTCCGCTTCTCCGGGTGCACCGTGCACTTCCTCGACGAGGGGGTGGACACCGGGCCGGTGATCGTGCAGGCGGTCGTCCCGGTGCACGAGGACGACACGGACGATTCCCTCGCGGCGCGCATCCTCAAGGAGGAGCACCGGATCTACCCGATGGCGATCCGCCTGTTCCTGGAAGGAAGGCTGACCGTGTCGGGGCGGCGCGTCCTGGTACGGGACGCGGGGAAGATCCCGGATTTTTCGCGGCGAAACCCCGACGCCTGA
- a CDS encoding phosphoribosylformylglycinamidine cyclo-ligase, translating into MKKPVTYKTAGVDIDEGERLVSLIRPMVRTTHRKEVLGDIGGFAGFFRFPKRKFRDPVLVSGTDGVGTKVKVAAMAGKFDTVGIDLVAMCVNDILVHGAEPLFFLDYYATGKLSAAEGARVVSGVAEGCRQAGCALLGGETAEMPSVYSRGEFDLAGFAVGAADRHAIITGAGVRPGDALVGLASSGLHSNGYSLARKIVFEVMGKRIGQRVPEWGATVAEELLRPTRIYVRPVLSYLRKGSILAMAHITGGGITGNLPRSLPRGTAAVVDRDSWEPPPVFRTLCEAARLPEPDRFRTFNMGIGMVIVVRPGDADRAVSHFRRSGFPACVIGEIRKGRGEPRVALVGGKR; encoded by the coding sequence TTGAAAAAACCCGTCACCTACAAGACCGCGGGCGTCGACATCGACGAGGGGGAACGCCTCGTCTCCCTGATCCGCCCGATGGTCCGGACGACGCACCGGAAGGAAGTCCTGGGAGACATCGGCGGATTCGCCGGGTTCTTCCGCTTCCCGAAGCGGAAGTTCCGCGACCCGGTCCTGGTCTCCGGCACCGACGGGGTCGGCACCAAGGTCAAGGTGGCCGCGATGGCGGGGAAGTTCGACACGGTGGGGATCGACCTGGTCGCCATGTGCGTGAACGACATCCTCGTGCACGGCGCCGAGCCGCTCTTCTTCCTCGACTACTACGCCACCGGGAAGCTGTCCGCGGCCGAGGGCGCGCGCGTGGTTTCGGGCGTCGCCGAAGGGTGCCGGCAGGCCGGGTGCGCCCTCCTGGGAGGGGAAACCGCCGAGATGCCGTCGGTCTACTCCCGGGGGGAGTTCGACCTCGCCGGGTTCGCCGTGGGAGCCGCCGACCGGCACGCGATCATCACGGGAGCGGGGGTTCGCCCCGGCGACGCGCTCGTGGGCCTCGCCTCCTCCGGTCTCCACAGCAACGGCTACTCCCTCGCCCGGAAGATCGTGTTCGAGGTGATGGGAAAGAGGATCGGCCAGCGCGTTCCGGAGTGGGGCGCCACGGTCGCGGAGGAGCTCCTCCGCCCGACGCGGATCTACGTCCGGCCGGTCCTCTCCTACCTGCGGAAGGGAAGCATCCTGGCGATGGCGCACATCACCGGCGGGGGAATCACGGGGAACCTTCCGCGGTCCCTTCCGCGCGGAACCGCGGCGGTCGTGGATCGCGATTCGTGGGAACCCCCGCCGGTGTTCCGCACGCTCTGCGAGGCGGCGCGGTTGCCGGAACCGGACCGTTTCCGGACGTTCAACATGGGGATCGGGATGGTGATCGTGGTCCGGCCGGGGGACGCGGACCGCGCGGTTTCGCACTTCCGCCGGTCGGGGTTCCCGGCCTGCGTGATCGGCGAGATCCGCAAGGGCCGCGGGGAGCCCCGCGTCGCCCTGGTCGGGGGGAAGCGATGA
- a CDS encoding competence/damage-inducible protein A has protein sequence MEARVATKVGIVILGDEVLKGEVREANLAYMLPLLAEWGAETTLCAILPDDIPVVVRHLRAYLKEADLLILTGGIGPTPDDITRDAVAEVAGVPLVVDEETRAALEARPFQGGNPKYRMLMAHVPQGSTLIPNPYSPAPGFYVHRMAAFPGIPRLLQAMFGWVRPLVEGSRKTRVTLYSMAPESSYAGIMGEMIAAYPDVGIGSYPVTDGEYRVRVVFRGPGFARTAECAARFEEKLAGIGYNVLRRLEERGDDA, from the coding sequence ATGGAGGCACGCGTGGCGACGAAGGTCGGGATCGTCATCCTCGGGGACGAGGTGCTGAAGGGGGAGGTCCGCGAGGCCAACCTCGCCTACATGCTCCCGCTTCTCGCGGAGTGGGGTGCGGAGACGACGCTGTGCGCGATCCTTCCCGACGACATCCCGGTCGTGGTTCGCCACCTGCGGGCGTACCTCAAGGAGGCGGACCTCCTGATCCTCACGGGAGGGATCGGCCCCACGCCGGACGACATCACCCGGGACGCGGTTGCGGAGGTCGCCGGCGTGCCGCTGGTCGTGGACGAGGAGACCCGGGCCGCGTTGGAGGCCAGGCCGTTCCAGGGGGGGAACCCGAAGTACCGGATGTTGATGGCGCACGTCCCGCAGGGGTCGACCCTGATTCCGAACCCGTACTCCCCGGCGCCGGGTTTCTACGTCCACCGGATGGCGGCGTTCCCCGGCATCCCCCGGCTGCTGCAGGCGATGTTCGGCTGGGTCCGTCCGCTGGTGGAAGGGAGCCGGAAGACCCGGGTCACCCTCTATTCGATGGCGCCCGAATCTTCCTACGCCGGGATCATGGGGGAGATGATCGCGGCGTACCCCGATGTCGGGATCGGATCGTACCCGGTCACCGACGGGGAGTACAGGGTCCGCGTGGTGTTTCGCGGCCCGGGGTTCGCCCGGACCGCAGAGTGCGCCGCCCGGTTCGAGGAGAAGCTCGCCGGCATCGGGTACAATGTCCTCCGCAGGCTGGAGGAGCGGGGGGACGATGCGTAA
- a CDS encoding DUF3047 domain-containing protein — protein sequence MRNACRNALILLVLLSAAAVPEGVLSAEDAMRGWRESTSSGLWSPAPERRAGFTDNGVSVEMTLPPGTGVAYSRSGRFMHDNAAIRLATDNVNTSGNEYYPGEANFPVAVTFVFGDDSLRLGVKQRVWLFFRQLWNGFTPSGIRLTYAWGNRLPVGSMYRLWEEETVFVLAGPDEVGKAVNAVRRIRDDFRAAYGRPPKGPVTEVKLRAGRPSGEKGSARSAATVRFPAD from the coding sequence ATGCGTAACGCATGCCGGAACGCCTTGATCCTGCTGGTGCTTCTTTCCGCGGCCGCGGTTCCCGAAGGCGTCCTCTCCGCGGAAGACGCGATGCGCGGCTGGAGGGAATCGACGTCGTCCGGGTTGTGGAGCCCAGCCCCCGAGAGGCGCGCCGGGTTCACCGACAACGGCGTTTCCGTCGAGATGACGCTTCCCCCCGGGACGGGAGTCGCGTACTCCCGCTCCGGCCGGTTCATGCACGACAACGCGGCGATTCGCCTCGCCACCGACAACGTGAACACGTCGGGGAACGAATATTATCCCGGAGAGGCGAACTTCCCGGTCGCGGTCACCTTCGTTTTCGGCGACGACTCGCTGAGGCTGGGGGTGAAGCAACGGGTGTGGCTCTTCTTCCGGCAGTTGTGGAACGGGTTCACCCCGTCCGGCATCCGCCTGACCTACGCCTGGGGAAACCGGCTCCCCGTGGGATCGATGTACCGCTTGTGGGAGGAGGAGACGGTGTTCGTCCTGGCCGGCCCCGACGAGGTCGGGAAGGCGGTCAACGCCGTCCGACGGATCCGGGACGATTTCCGGGCGGCGTACGGCAGGCCGCCGAAAGGTCCCGTCACCGAGGTGAAGCTGCGGGCCGGAAGGCCGTCCGGGGAGAAGGGGTCGGCGCGCTCCGCCGCCACGGTGCGGTTTCCGGCCGATTGA
- a CDS encoding tetratricopeptide repeat protein, translating to MAVRHGTSLIPLTLLAMSIVACPRPAISGAAEADAHYSRGRDLVNAGNYAEARSAFARAIAEHPVHGEARLQLANLYSRDINTYSKAEELYQGMPEVAGKSGGKTRDDLLFRSGVGLGRLLVKSGRNEEAASVLRNCIASAPRGAALDEAYNALGLAHYYERHYEDAIFEMRRAIKLNPNNEFAKFNLKTIRTRLEHFQAGKLYSRLGDRPRAVEEYRKAIALDPRFVDARYRLGVEFLTAGNLQDALKELRRAELVSAAYRKGYEIWYAEGLTMLRMKRVAEATALFERTVQARPRFAPAHNEIGKIRLDRGEYDAAIDHFVKAIGSDPRAEYARGLQIAMTRKSQQKEAPGAPAPAPKESPSPSPK from the coding sequence GTGGCTGTGCGGCACGGTACCTCCCTCATCCCCCTGACCCTCCTCGCAATGTCGATCGTCGCCTGCCCTCGCCCCGCGATTTCCGGCGCGGCGGAGGCGGACGCCCACTACTCCCGGGGGCGCGACCTGGTGAACGCGGGAAATTACGCGGAAGCCCGGTCGGCGTTCGCCCGGGCGATCGCGGAGCACCCGGTCCACGGCGAGGCCCGCCTCCAGCTGGCGAACCTGTACTCCCGCGATATCAACACCTACTCGAAAGCGGAGGAGCTGTACCAGGGGATGCCGGAGGTCGCCGGAAAATCCGGCGGGAAGACGCGCGACGACCTGCTGTTCCGGTCGGGCGTCGGGCTGGGGAGGCTCCTCGTCAAGAGCGGCAGGAACGAGGAGGCCGCCTCGGTGCTGCGGAACTGCATCGCGTCCGCTCCGCGCGGAGCCGCCCTGGACGAGGCGTACAACGCCCTGGGGCTGGCGCATTACTACGAGCGGCACTACGAGGACGCCATCTTCGAGATGCGCCGGGCGATCAAGCTGAATCCGAACAACGAGTTCGCGAAGTTCAACCTGAAGACGATCCGCACCCGGCTCGAGCATTTTCAGGCGGGGAAGCTGTATTCCCGGCTGGGAGATCGCCCTCGCGCCGTCGAGGAATATCGAAAGGCCATCGCGCTGGATCCGCGCTTCGTCGACGCACGCTATCGTCTCGGCGTCGAATTCCTCACGGCGGGCAACCTGCAGGATGCGCTGAAGGAGCTGCGGCGCGCGGAGCTCGTCTCCGCGGCGTACCGGAAAGGGTATGAGATCTGGTACGCGGAAGGGTTGACGATGCTTCGAATGAAGCGGGTGGCCGAGGCCACGGCCCTGTTCGAAAGGACCGTCCAGGCCCGTCCCCGTTTCGCGCCCGCCCACAACGAGATCGGCAAGATCCGTCTCGATCGGGGGGAGTACGACGCGGCGATCGACCATTTCGTGAAGGCGATCGGATCGGATCCGAGGGCCGAATACGCCCGCGGGCTGCAGATCGCGATGACGCGGAAGTCCCAGCAGAAAGAGGCTCCGGGCGCACCCGCCCCGGCGCCGAAGGAATCGCCTTCCCCCTCGCCGAAATAG
- a CDS encoding cytochrome c3 family protein yields the protein MRRVWKSSIAPLLFFAAAAILTGEPSHGAERPVNPHRSFPCKDCHARIPDKGKSSASEVLSGLLKSPVELCRGCHSDAETTHHPVVKRTARRLPEGLPLSAGGEVICSTCHDVHQEKPAVFLLRGYDTGRYSVRMDMCLDCHGEEFRAINPHHAGAETEKCHTCHLGRPGDPDGPSVKIQENLERICDFCHDVRSRAHPGNVDALKKLPESLPRGKNGETMCGTCHDPHGAPDTIHFLRIPYVEALERGRYANPHGKVDYTSCMGCHLGVSVRKEEMRTNLRYGGDDMRICHSCHGAMDACHPVLVNLPESMNPGKDLPLSSDGKIKCLTCHDPMPETGSGVAVRRKEKGEPRNALCYRCHDKEDLSGRNPHASMTNRETCKFCHDTMTDPTNEEAGQISFISNTRLICLRCHSQDRHPSGVDHMVTPRLAVPEPFKVDSRGRLTCTTCHNPHIDVRGEGKAKGRFVTEGEGRAICSNCHRR from the coding sequence ATGCGGCGGGTATGGAAATCTTCCATCGCGCCCCTGCTGTTCTTCGCGGCGGCCGCGATCCTGACCGGGGAACCTTCCCACGGAGCGGAACGCCCGGTCAACCCGCACCGGTCCTTCCCCTGCAAGGATTGCCACGCCCGGATCCCCGACAAGGGGAAAAGCTCCGCGTCCGAGGTCCTGTCCGGCCTGTTGAAGTCTCCGGTGGAACTGTGCCGGGGTTGCCACTCCGACGCCGAGACCACCCACCATCCGGTCGTGAAGCGGACGGCACGCCGCCTTCCGGAAGGGCTTCCCTTGAGCGCCGGCGGCGAGGTGATCTGCTCGACCTGCCACGACGTCCACCAGGAGAAACCGGCCGTGTTCCTGCTCCGCGGCTACGACACCGGCAGGTACTCCGTCCGGATGGACATGTGCCTCGACTGCCACGGGGAGGAGTTCCGCGCCATCAACCCGCACCACGCCGGAGCGGAGACCGAAAAGTGCCACACGTGCCACCTGGGGCGGCCCGGCGATCCCGACGGGCCTTCCGTGAAGATCCAGGAGAACCTCGAGCGGATCTGCGACTTCTGCCACGACGTGCGTTCCCGGGCGCATCCCGGGAACGTGGATGCGCTGAAGAAGCTTCCGGAATCGCTCCCCAGGGGGAAGAACGGCGAGACGATGTGCGGGACGTGCCACGACCCGCACGGGGCGCCGGACACCATCCACTTCCTCCGGATACCGTACGTGGAGGCGCTGGAGCGCGGACGATACGCCAACCCCCACGGGAAGGTCGACTACACCTCCTGCATGGGGTGCCACCTCGGGGTGTCCGTCCGGAAGGAGGAGATGCGGACGAACCTCCGGTACGGCGGGGACGACATGCGGATCTGCCACTCTTGCCACGGCGCGATGGACGCCTGCCACCCGGTGCTGGTGAACCTGCCGGAGAGCATGAACCCGGGGAAGGACCTCCCGCTCTCCTCCGACGGCAAGATCAAGTGCCTGACGTGCCACGACCCGATGCCGGAGACCGGGAGCGGAGTCGCGGTCCGGAGGAAGGAGAAAGGGGAGCCGAGGAATGCGCTCTGCTACCGGTGCCACGACAAGGAGGACCTGTCCGGGAGAAATCCGCACGCGTCGATGACGAACCGGGAGACGTGCAAATTCTGCCACGACACGATGACCGATCCCACAAACGAGGAAGCGGGGCAGATCTCGTTCATCTCCAACACCCGGCTGATCTGCCTCCGCTGCCACTCCCAGGACCGCCACCCTTCCGGAGTCGACCACATGGTGACGCCGCGCCTGGCCGTCCCCGAGCCGTTCAAGGTTGATTCCCGGGGACGCCTTACGTGCACGACGTGCCACAATCCGCACATCGACGTGCGGGGGGAGGGGAAGGCGAAGGGGCGTTTCGTGACCGAAGGGGAGGGGCGGGCGATCTGCTCCAACTGCCACCGCAGGTAG
- a CDS encoding ABC transporter permease has protein sequence MRSVLTMLGMIIGVAAVIVMVAIGEGANERISAQISSIGSNLLLILPGSTTSGGLRSGFGGTPTLTMADARAIGKELSAVRLSSPSVRTSAPVVYGNQNWSTIVQGTGTDYLEMREWNTVSGRNFTAQELEAASKVCLLGQTVADSLFGSEDPVGKIVRIKRSPFTVVGVLERKGQSPQGQDQDDTVILPITTLQKKLYASAHAGTVGVVMAQAVDAESVKEAERQIAALLRQRHRIGPGQDDDFSVRNLSEMLALAESATKIMSLLLGGIASVSLIVGGIGIMNIMLVSVTERTREIGIRMAVGARERDILSQFLIEAVLLAATGGAVGIGLGAGGALLTSRYAGWSTVISPGAVVLAFGFSAAVGIFFGFYPARKASRMDPIEALRYE, from the coding sequence ATGCGCTCGGTGCTGACGATGCTCGGTATGATCATCGGCGTCGCCGCGGTCATCGTGATGGTCGCCATCGGAGAGGGGGCAAACGAGCGGATATCCGCCCAGATCTCCTCGATCGGATCGAATCTCCTGCTCATCCTCCCGGGGAGCACCACATCGGGTGGGTTGCGCTCCGGGTTCGGCGGCACCCCGACGCTCACGATGGCGGACGCCCGGGCGATCGGAAAGGAGCTCTCCGCGGTGCGCCTGTCCTCCCCCTCGGTCCGGACCAGCGCCCCCGTGGTCTACGGAAACCAGAACTGGAGCACCATCGTCCAGGGGACGGGGACGGACTACCTCGAGATGCGCGAGTGGAACACCGTGTCGGGGCGGAACTTCACGGCGCAGGAGTTGGAGGCGGCCTCCAAGGTGTGCCTCCTGGGGCAGACGGTGGCGGATTCCCTGTTCGGCTCCGAGGACCCGGTCGGGAAGATCGTCCGGATCAAGCGGTCCCCGTTCACCGTGGTCGGGGTGCTGGAGCGGAAGGGGCAGTCGCCCCAGGGGCAGGACCAGGACGACACGGTGATCCTGCCGATCACGACGCTCCAGAAGAAGCTCTACGCCAGCGCCCATGCCGGCACCGTCGGTGTCGTCATGGCGCAGGCGGTCGACGCGGAAAGCGTAAAGGAGGCCGAGCGACAGATCGCCGCGCTGCTGCGACAGCGGCACCGGATCGGGCCGGGCCAGGACGACGACTTCTCGGTCCGGAACCTCTCCGAGATGCTCGCGCTGGCGGAATCCGCCACGAAGATCATGAGCCTCCTCCTGGGCGGGATCGCCTCCGTGTCCCTGATCGTCGGGGGGATCGGGATCATGAACATCATGCTCGTGTCGGTCACGGAGAGGACCCGGGAGATCGGGATCCGGATGGCGGTCGGGGCGCGCGAGCGGGACATCCTTTCCCAGTTCCTGATCGAGGCGGTGCTTCTGGCCGCGACCGGGGGTGCGGTCGGGATCGGCCTGGGGGCCGGCGGCGCTCTGCTCACTTCCCGCTACGCGGGGTGGTCCACCGTCATCTCCCCCGGCGCGGTGGTCCTGGCGTTCGGATTCTCCGCGGCGGTGGGGATCTTCTTCGGATTCTACCCGGCGAGGAAGGCGTCCCGGATGGACCCGATCGAGGCGCTCCGGTACGAGTAG
- a CDS encoding ABC transporter ATP-binding protein produces the protein MGTAAIEIGGLVKTYLLGDVRVEALKGVDLSILAGDFVAVMGASGSGKSTLMNILGCLDRPTSGSYRLDGEEVAGLSRDARAVLRRNRIGFVFQGFNLLPRLSARENVELPMIYDGTPTAVRRDRASAALSAVGLEERSHHLPSQLSGGQQQRVAIARAIVNTPALLLADEPTGNLDSATSDEILGIFQQLNEERGITLVLVTHEPDISGYARRIVRFRDGRIVEDLPVHNRRRAASPPPAAEA, from the coding sequence ATGGGCACCGCGGCGATCGAGATCGGCGGACTCGTGAAGACGTACCTTCTGGGAGACGTCCGCGTCGAGGCGCTGAAGGGGGTGGACCTGTCCATCCTGGCGGGGGATTTCGTCGCGGTGATGGGCGCCTCCGGATCGGGGAAATCCACCCTGATGAACATCCTCGGATGCCTCGACCGCCCCACGTCGGGAAGCTACCGGCTCGACGGAGAGGAGGTGGCGGGCCTCTCGCGCGACGCGCGGGCGGTCCTCCGGCGGAACCGGATCGGCTTCGTCTTCCAGGGATTCAACCTCCTGCCGAGGCTCTCCGCGCGGGAGAACGTCGAGCTGCCGATGATCTACGACGGAACGCCGACCGCCGTCCGGCGGGACAGGGCGTCCGCCGCGCTCTCCGCCGTCGGGCTCGAGGAACGCTCCCACCATCTCCCGAGCCAGCTCTCGGGAGGGCAGCAGCAGCGCGTGGCCATCGCCCGCGCGATCGTCAACACCCCGGCCCTCCTCCTGGCGGACGAGCCGACGGGAAACCTCGACTCCGCGACGAGCGACGAGATCCTGGGAATTTTCCAGCAGCTGAACGAGGAGCGCGGGATCACCCTCGTCCTGGTGACGCACGAGCCGGACATCTCCGGGTACGCGCGAAGGATCGTCCGTTTCCGCGACGGTCGGATCGTGGAGGACCTGCCCGTCCATAACCGGCGCCGTGCGGCGTCGCCCCCACCGGCGGCGGAAGCGTGA